A window of Paenibacillus phoenicis genomic DNA:
AGCTGCGCTTGCTGTAATTTCAAATTCCCCATGTAGACTTCTTTATATAGAAAGTCCAGCCGCCGCGCCATACGGTTGAAATTGTTGGCCAGCACCGCGATTTCATCATTTCTCTTAACGTCGATGCGCACGGAGAAATCCTCATTGGAGATCGACTTCATGCGCTTGCCTAGCTTGACGAGCGGGGCCGTAATAATCTGGGAAAAAGTGAAGGACAATAGCAGCGTAAACAGGAGCACAAGCACCACCGTCAGCGATAAGCCCTTAAGAAGAGTTTCCTTAATAATGGTTAGAATATTCGGTTTTACAATGCTGTATAAAACGAATGGAGTTCGTTCTATTTTATGGGCGGATATGAAGTATTGCCCGTTGATCTGCGTATTGGCCGAGCTGGAAGCCAACTGGAGAAGATGCGGATAGGAAACGTCCCCCTTCAGATTGGCGTAGCTTTGGCCGGAGCTCGTATCCACAAGGAACTTGTTATTCTCATCAATGATAAAATAGGAGACCTCGTGGTTGATCCGGTCCGACATCAGGGTATCCATAAGCTGCTTCCGGCTCATGGCGATTTTGATAAAGCCGAGCTCCTCGGACAAATTGCTCGGATTCCTCAGCAATCGGGTTAGAGTAATATGGCTGTTGTATGCTTCTTCTGGCGTATCCTGCAGCCTGGAAACGTCGCGGTAATCCCAATAGGGTCTCGATTCCCCGGCTCGCGCAGCTTCCAGATCTTCCTTCGATATTTTTAACGAAATGCCTACATTAATAGAGGCTTGATCCCGCGAAAGGAGAGAAATGCCGCGAATTCCGTTGGAGAAACCGTAGGGCATAGACAGCAGGATGCTATTGGCGTTGCTGGTCAGCGCGAAATAGTTCTCATCATCCTTCGGCTTGCTCAAGAAGGCTCTCAGATTCGTTTCCATTAATGGGTAGGTCGTAAGATCCAGCGCATCGGTAAAAAACTGATCTGCGCTTTTGCCAATTCCATGGATATGGTTCGAAAAAAGCGCTTGCAAATCTTTTTTGGTGCTCTCATAAAAAATGCTGATTGCTACGGAATAAATCGTAAGAATCGGGATCATCACGAGGCAGATGAAGAACAGCATAAGCTTTTTACGCATAGTCACAGGGCGCACACTCCCCCTTGATGTTATGAATTTATTCTGTCATTGCGCCGGACAGGTGTCAATTGTCCTTTGCCAATTTAATGAGATGGTCATTTTTTGCGATAAATATCATATTTTAGGGATATCGTTCGCAACAAGGAAAGAGGTCGACCCCATTATTCTTTCGATGACGACAAAATACGAGGATAATGAAGACAAGAAAGCGGATACAAAATGCATCTCACGTCTTCTATAGTTAGGTTGTGAAATCAAATATACATTTGGAGGGGCAACATGAAAAAGAAAAAGATCATTCACATCATCTCATTTCTGGCAGCTCTCTCGCTAATCCTTTCTGCCTGTGGCGGCGGTGGAAGCGGCAATGGTGGAACTTCCTTCGGCAACTCCGGGGCAAGCGGGGCAAAGGGCGAACAGATTCAATTGACCTTCTCGCACTATTATTTGGAGGAGGAGCGTCCCACAAGCGCGGAAATGGACAGCTATATGACTCTGGTTGAAGAGTGGGAAGCAAAGAATCCGAATGTCAATCTGGTACAGTCGGTCATGTCGCAGGCGGATTATTCAACGAAAATCCAGGCGCAGGCCGCCGTCAACGAAATCCCGGACATCTTCTTCTTAAAAGGTTCTTGGGTAAGCAATTTTGCAAACAACGACCTGCTGATGCCGATCAACGACTACCTGGACCAATATGAGCACAAGGACAAGTTCCGCAAAGGTGTGTTTGATGCGGCTACGCGGGACGGCAAGATTTACGGGATTCCGAATCAGCTATCGATTACCTCGGTTGTTTTTTATAACGAACAAATGTGGAAAGAAATCGGCTATGACCGTTTTCCAGATAATTGGGAAGACATTTACAAGGCCGCTGAGAAATTTAATGAAAAGGGAATCTCCGCTATCGCACTGGGCAACAAGGACAAATGGCCGGCCGAATCCAGCATCCTTTCGACCATGGGCGACCGTTTCACAGGCACCGATTGGACGAATTCGATTATAGCCCGCGACGGCAGCGCGAAATTTACCGACTCTGAGTTTGTAAGCGCACTCGATCAGATGCAGAATATTGCCGCCAACAAAGTATTTAACCCTGATTTCAATATCATCTCCAATGCGCAGGCCGAGGAATATTACGCACAGGGCAAGGCGGCGGCTACCATTGACGGCCACTGGGCGGTTAGCTACCTACTGTCCAATGCCTCGGAGGAAGTGCTAAGCCAGACCAAGGTTGCGATCCTGCCGCCAGTGGATGGTGGAAAGGGCGATAACAACACGATCTCCGGCGGTGCTGGCTGGTATGTTGCGCTCAACAAAAATCTAGAAGGCGCGAAGCTCGAAGCAGCTATGGATTTTCTGTTCAGCACGGCGGGTTATGACTTTTCCAGAGTTTATGCCGAAAAATACGGGATGACCGGCCCAAGCCTGATTGAAGGCACCGATTTGACGCAGTTCCCGCAATTGACGCAGGATTTTGCCGCATTGACCGGCTCCCTGACGTTTACGCCGATCTACGACATGCTGATGGAAGGCTCCATTATCGAAAGCATGAATACAGGTCTGCAGGAAGTGCTGAACGGTACGAAAACAGGCCAGGAGCTGGCCGCACAGCTTCAGTCCGGGCAGGACAGCCTGTAACCGCCGCGATGGTTCAAGCTGCTGGCACCAATCGCGTGCCGGCAGCTTGCATCCATTCGTTAATTAAGGAGGAAGCAGCTACATGAACCAGGCAATTCGTCCGTCAAGGAAGGCTTTCATATTGTACATGCTGCCGGGCTTTATCCTGTACACCTTTATCGTATTTGTTCCGATCGTCCTGGCCTTTTATTACGGGTTCTTTGACTGGTCGGGCGGGACGAAGATGAATTACATCGGTTTGGATAATTTTATAGCGCTGGCTAAGGACGACGTTTTCATCCAATCTTTTGTCAACAACATCTATCTTACGGTGCTGTGCATTGTCGGACAAATCGGCTTCGCCTTCTTGTTCGCCATACTGTTGAACACAAGAGGCGTCAGATTCAAGGCCTTTCACAGAACGATGTCTTACTTTCCGTCGGTATTATCGGCGGTCGTGATCGGCTTTATTTGGACAATGCTCTATGACTACAACTATGGCTTGATCAATATTTTTCTTAAGCAAATCGGAAAAGCGGAATGGATTCAGCCCTGGCTGAACAACGAGAGTCTTGCGCTGACATTAGTTGCGATTCCATTGATTTGGCAATACATCGGATATTACATGATCATCATCCTCTCCGCTCTAGCTTCCATTGACCCGCAGGTGCTGGAAATGGCGGAGATCGACGGGGCGAACGGCTGGAAGAAGGCGATCCATATCACATTGCCTCTCGTAAAGAACACGCTGATTGTCTGCGTAACGCTCTGTATCGCGGGGACGATGAAGGTCTTCGACCACATCTATGTGATGACCGGCGGAGGGCCGGGGACTTCAAGCAACGTGATGGCGTTAAACGCCTATAAGACGTCCTTCCTCAGCTATAAGATGGGTTACGGCAGCGCGATGTCGATCGGCATCTTAATTCTGAGCCTGATATTTATCGCCGGAACGAGATGGCTGCTTCTGAGCTTTACGAAGGACAAGTCCAGCGGCAGGATGTCAAGCCGTTAACTCCAAACCCAGCCTAAAATCATGTCACTTACTAGATTTTAACAGGGGGTTCGTGAAGGACTATGGCAAAGGAGGCGTTAATCCTTGGCACTATTCACCTTCCTTCGAGGCGTGTAGAGTTGGCCGCTGTGCCGGGCACCGACAGCAACACTGAGCGCCTTGAATGCCGTCGAGGACCCGCTCGATCGCTTTGTCGAGATTCTTGAGAGATTCTTGAGCTGCTTCTGGATGCTGCGGATGGATTCGACAGAAGGTGCCGAGGAAGGGAACAGCCAGCGGATAAGAAGCTCAGACGCGTACCGGAGAAACAGATTTAAGGGGTAGATGCTACTGGAGGCAGAAGGATTTCCCTGAATGGACCCTACGTTCCATTGTCCAGAGGCATCCCCCGGGGGATGGAAATGAACCTAAAAGAGCTTTCAAAAGATACTATACGAGGAGGTGTGAGTGATGGGGGAGAGCAGTAAACGCCGTTTTTTGTTCGGTCTGGTTCCTAATCTGGTTTTGGCCGTTTTCTCCATGACCTGCATATTTCCGGCGATATGGCTATTCTATTCTTCGCTTAAAGGGAAGGCCGAGTTCTACGCCAATCCGATTTCATTGCCGCACAGCCCGAATTTTCTGCAATATATTGCGATTTTGACCAAAAGTAAAATCCTGCTGTGGATGGGCAACACCATCCGGAATAGCGTGCTGTCGCTGGCGATCATCCTGATTCTTGGCTTTATTATCGGTTACTTTCTTTCCCGCTTCCGGTTTAAAGGGAAAAATGCGCTTTACAACTACTACCTGCTCGGGATGCTAGTTCCGATTCATGCCTTAATGGTTCCGATGTACGTGCTGTTTACGAAAACCGGGATGGGCGATCAATGGTACACGCTGATTCTACCGTATGCGGCCTTCGGTTTGCCGATTTCGATTTTCCTGGTAGAGAGCTATGTGCGAAGCATTCCTATTGAAGTAGAGGAGGCTGCCAATATTGATGGCTGCAGCTTCCATCGCACTCTGTTTAGCATCGTGCTTCCGATGTGCCAGCCGATCCTTGTCACCGTCGGCATCATTCAATTTTTTATCGTATGGAATGAATTTACGTTTGCGTTGATCCTGATCAGCAAGGAAAACCTGATGACCGTGCCTGTCGGCATCACGCTGTTCAAAGGAC
This region includes:
- a CDS encoding carbohydrate ABC transporter permease, with translation MNQAIRPSRKAFILYMLPGFILYTFIVFVPIVLAFYYGFFDWSGGTKMNYIGLDNFIALAKDDVFIQSFVNNIYLTVLCIVGQIGFAFLFAILLNTRGVRFKAFHRTMSYFPSVLSAVVIGFIWTMLYDYNYGLINIFLKQIGKAEWIQPWLNNESLALTLVAIPLIWQYIGYYMIIILSALASIDPQVLEMAEIDGANGWKKAIHITLPLVKNTLIVCVTLCIAGTMKVFDHIYVMTGGGPGTSSNVMALNAYKTSFLSYKMGYGSAMSIGILILSLIFIAGTRWLLLSFTKDKSSGRMSSR
- a CDS encoding ABC transporter substrate-binding protein, with translation MKKKKIIHIISFLAALSLILSACGGGGSGNGGTSFGNSGASGAKGEQIQLTFSHYYLEEERPTSAEMDSYMTLVEEWEAKNPNVNLVQSVMSQADYSTKIQAQAAVNEIPDIFFLKGSWVSNFANNDLLMPINDYLDQYEHKDKFRKGVFDAATRDGKIYGIPNQLSITSVVFYNEQMWKEIGYDRFPDNWEDIYKAAEKFNEKGISAIALGNKDKWPAESSILSTMGDRFTGTDWTNSIIARDGSAKFTDSEFVSALDQMQNIAANKVFNPDFNIISNAQAEEYYAQGKAAATIDGHWAVSYLLSNASEEVLSQTKVAILPPVDGGKGDNNTISGGAGWYVALNKNLEGAKLEAAMDFLFSTAGYDFSRVYAEKYGMTGPSLIEGTDLTQFPQLTQDFAALTGSLTFTPIYDMLMEGSIIESMNTGLQEVLNGTKTGQELAAQLQSGQDSL
- a CDS encoding cache domain-containing sensor histidine kinase, which gives rise to MRKKLMLFFICLVMIPILTIYSVAISIFYESTKKDLQALFSNHIHGIGKSADQFFTDALDLTTYPLMETNLRAFLSKPKDDENYFALTSNANSILLSMPYGFSNGIRGISLLSRDQASINVGISLKISKEDLEAARAGESRPYWDYRDVSRLQDTPEEAYNSHITLTRLLRNPSNLSEELGFIKIAMSRKQLMDTLMSDRINHEVSYFIIDENNKFLVDTSSGQSYANLKGDVSYPHLLQLASSSANTQINGQYFISAHKIERTPFVLYSIVKPNILTIIKETLLKGLSLTVVLVLLFTLLLSFTFSQIITAPLVKLGKRMKSISNEDFSVRIDVKRNDEIAVLANNFNRMARRLDFLYKEVYMGNLKLQQAQLSALQTQINPHFLYNTLDTIYWMSEMGDTKNVSSMVSNMSKMMRMTLSPNNSDMVTLAEELEHLSCYIHIQRIRYGDQFVFDIDCPEHLKSYYVLRLLLQPLVENALLHGLKNSTHGIVKVQIYENEHSLVYEVMNNGTPVDVTEINRLLEEEGSGMRGFALRNIKERIALKNGKGFHLSCFLRDGFSVFQITQKLRNKEADAREISLSDDNNEIQRS
- a CDS encoding carbohydrate ABC transporter permease; its protein translation is MGESSKRRFLFGLVPNLVLAVFSMTCIFPAIWLFYSSLKGKAEFYANPISLPHSPNFLQYIAILTKSKILLWMGNTIRNSVLSLAIILILGFIIGYFLSRFRFKGKNALYNYYLLGMLVPIHALMVPMYVLFTKTGMGDQWYTLILPYAAFGLPISIFLVESYVRSIPIEVEEAANIDGCSFHRTLFSIVLPMCQPILVTVGIIQFFIVWNEFTFALILISKENLMTVPVGITLFKGQFVTDYPKMMASMLIAIFPAMALYFAFSKQIIKGMVAGSVKG